A stretch of the Uranotaenia lowii strain MFRU-FL chromosome 3, ASM2978415v1, whole genome shotgun sequence genome encodes the following:
- the LOC129750942 gene encoding uncharacterized protein LOC129750942: MAPPVLLKLPRGFSPGRASPKKLIPAKTSAVSDGPTRIEKPTEGLHHLQQKQQQQQQQQPSSIPRVDVVYLTYNAQRLQPAISLDNVCTVSLFELKKHRETKRTQKAEMSYDAYKHYQWYNSMLTNELRHQAEQNETNAANSNYPLLLKIFHWYIESANLDAFVVDHATTNPPKVYEAISLIIGAEVEHWYCAKAGHASIHGSRVRIRSTRWESTHAEQAKARITDCLVSPLSNGGDTTTNSSTNLSVPSQSSRLAACSKRLSLGTICEEMD; encoded by the exons ATGGCTCCACCCGTGCTGCTGAAATTGCCCAGAGGTTTCTCCCCAGGGAGAGCTTCACCGAAAAAGCTGATCCCGGCCAAGACCTCGGCGGTCTCCGATGGACCCACTCGAATCGAAAAACCAACTGAAGGACTGCATCATCTTCAacaaaagcagcagcagcagcaacaacagcaacctTCATCCATTCCCCGAGTAGATGTTGTCTATCTTACCTACAACGCCCAAAG ATTACAACCGGCGATTTCGTTGGACAACGTCTGCACCGTAAGCTTGTTCGAGCTGAAGAAGCACCGTGAAACCAAGAGGACACAGAAAGCCGAAATGAGCTACGACGCCTACAAACACTACCAATGG TACAACTCCATGCTCACCAACGAACTTCGGCACCAGGCCGAACAGAACGAAACGAACGCCGCCAACTCGAACTATCCGTTGTTACTGAAAATCTTCCACTGGTACATCGAATCGGCCAATCTGGACGCCTTCGTCGTGGACCACGCGACCACCAACCCACCAAAAGTGTACGAAGCTATATCGCTGATCATCGGAGCCGAGGTGGAGCACTGGTACTGCGCCAAGGCGGGCCACGCCAGCATTCACGGCAGCCGGGTTCGGATACGGAGTACCCGCTGGGAGAGCACCCACGCCGAACAGGCCAAGGCACGGATCACCGACTGCCTGGTTTCGCCACTCTCGAATGGCGGAGACACCACGACGAACAGCAGTACGAATCTTTCCGTTCCGAGCCAATCGTCCCGTTTGGCTGCCTGTTCCAAAAGACTTTCCCTCGGTACAATCTGTGAAGAAATGGATTGA
- the LOC129750944 gene encoding 14-3-3 protein zeta, translating into MSTVDKEELVQKAKLAEQSERYDDMAQAMKSVTETGVELSNEERNLLSVAYKNVVGARRSSWRVISSIEQKTEASARKQQLAREYRERVEKELREICYEVLGLLDKFLIPKASNPESKVFYLKMKGDYYRYLAEVATGETRNAVVEDSQKSYQEAFDIAKSKMQPTHPIRLGLALNFSVFYYEIINSPARACHLAKQVITKL; encoded by the exons ATATGACGATATGGCACAAGCGATGAAATCAGTGACAGAAACCGGAGTAGAACTATCAAATGAAGAACGAAACCTGCTATCTGTCGCCTACAAGAACGTCGTCGGTGCACGAAG ATCGTCATGGCGAGTAATATCGTCCATTGAACAGAAAACCGAAGCCTCTGCCCGCAAACAACAGCTTGCCCGGGAATACCGAGAGCGAGTGGAGAAGGAACTTAGGGAAATCTGCTACGAAGTGCTG GGACTGCTCGACAAATTCTTAATCCCCAAAGCCAGTAATCCAGAAAGTAAGGTGTTTTACCTCAAAATGAAGGGTGATTACTACAGATATCTAGCCGAGGTAGCCACAGGAGAAACCCGCAACG CCGTGGTAGAAGATTCGCAGAAATCCTATCAGGAAGCGTTCGACATTGCCAAGTCGAAAATGCAACCAACCCACCCGATTCGGTTAGGCCTGGCGCTCAACTTTTCCGTGTTCTATTACGAAATCATAAACTCGCCGGCCCGAGCTTGCCACCTGGCCAAGCAGGTTATTACCAAACTCTGA
- the LOC129750941 gene encoding ATP-dependent 6-phosphofructokinase-like translates to MVNHTLQNISSIFSYSFRYPQGCRMGAEAVLALMEADENTEPCVVSLDGNQAVRVPLMECVQRTKSVAQAMADKNWDLAVQLRGRSFARNLETYKMLTRLKPPKSAFDEQGRGVGGYTMAVMHIGAPACGMNAAVRSFVRNCIYRGDTVMGVHDGIEGLVSGNINKMDWSDVTGWVGQGGAFLGTKRTLPEGKFKEIAAQLKKFGIQALLIIGGFEAYHAAGQMADQRDNFKEFCIPIVVIPSTISNNVPGTEFSLGADTGLNEITEICDRIRQSAQGTKRRVFVIETMGGYCGYLATLAGLAGGADAAYIYEEKFSIKDLQQDVYHMASKMGDGVQRGLILRNEKASDNYNTEFIFRLYSEEGKGLFSTRMNVLGHMQQGGSPTPFDRNMGTKMAAKCVEWLVEQLKANTQPDGSINAKSPESACLLGLVRRQYKFSPLKELISETNFDQRIPKAQWWLKLRPLLRILAKHDSTYEEEGLYITVDEEMSTDSPVA, encoded by the exons ATGGTTAACCATACCTTAcaaaacatttcatcaattttttcctattctTTCCGCTATCCACAGGGCTGTCGCATGGGAGCCGAGGCTGTGCTGGCGCTGATGGAAGCCGACGAGAACACCGAACCATGTGTAGTCTCCCTTGATGGTAACCAAGCCGTCCGGGTGCCTCTGATGGAGTGTGTCCAGCGTACCAAATCCGTAGCCCAAGCTATGGCCGACAAGAACTGGGATCTGGCCGTTCAGCTGCGTGGGCGTTCGTTCGCCCGGAACCTGGAAACGTACAAGATGTTGACCCGCCTGAAGCCCCCGAAGAGCGCCTTCGACGAGCAGGGCCGCGGTGTCGGTGGCTACACGATGGCCGTCATGCATATCGGTGCACCGGCTTGCGGAATGAACGCTGCTGTGAGGTCCTTTGTGAGAAATTGCATTTACCGTGGCGATACGGTGATGGGTGTCCATGACGGTATCGAGGGCTTGGTTTCCGGTAACATCAACAAGATGGACTGGTCCGATGTGACCGGATGGGTCGGCCAGGGTGGTGCTTTCCTGGGTACCAAGCGTACCTTGCCGGAGGGCAAGTTTAAGGAAATCGCTGCGCAGTTGAAGAAGTTTGGAATTCAGGCTTTGTTGATTATCGGTGGGTTTGAGGCTTATCACGCCGCTGGTCAGATGGCCGATCAACGGGATAACTTTAAGGAATTCTGTATTCCAATTGTGGTTATTCCGTCGACTATTTCGAACAACGTGCCCGGAACGGAGTTCTCGCTGGGTGCTGATACCGGTTTGAATGAAATCACGGAAATTTGTGATCGCATCCGTCAGTCTGCTCAGGGAACCAAGCGTCGTGTCTTCGTCATCGAGACCATGGGTGGATACTGCGGTTATTTGGCTACCCTCGCTGGTTTGGCCGGTGGCGCTGATGCGGCCTATATTTACGAGGAGAAGTTCTCGATCAAGGATCTGCAGCAGGATGTGTACCATATGGCTTCCAAGATGGGCGACGGAGTGCAGCGTGGTCTGATTCTGCGCAACGAGAAGGCCTCGGACAACTACAACACCGAGTTCATCTTCCGGCTGTATTCGGAGGAGGGCAAGGGACTGTTCAGCACCCGAATGAATGTGTTGG GTCACATGCAGCAGGGTGGCTCGCCGACTCCGTTCGATCGTAACATGGGAACCAAGATGGCGGCCAAGTGCGTCGAGTGGTTGGTCGAACAGCTGAAGGCCAACACCCAACCGGACGGCAGCATCAATGCGAAATCGCCGGAGAGTGCCTGCTTGCTGGGACTGGTCCGCCGCCAGTACAAATTTTCACCTCTGAAGGAGCTGATTTCGGAAACCAACTTCGA TCAACGTATCCCCAAGGCACAATGGTGGTTGAAGTTGCGTCCCCTGCTGAGAATCTTGGCCAAGCACGATTCAACCTACGAGGAGGAAGGTCTGTACATCACCGTCGACGAAGAAATGTCCACCGATTCACCGGTAGCCTAA